One part of the Solanum dulcamara chromosome 8, daSolDulc1.2, whole genome shotgun sequence genome encodes these proteins:
- the LOC129901482 gene encoding protein LIGHT-DEPENDENT SHORT HYPOCOTYLS 5 has translation MDSTSRVEESDPNIVGSSEGGGEGTSSARAAIEGGRSTTTASTAPPSRYESQKRRDWNTFLQYLKNHKPPLTLARCSGAHVIEFLKYLDQFGKTKVHVTGCPYFGHPNPPAPCACPLKQAWGSLDALIGRLRAAYEENGGKPESNPFGAKAVRIYLREVRESQAKARGIPYEKKKRKRPSTSSSVTTVDSGVIAVGGGGSGGGNASGGGGDGSGGDGAIGQPPTAPNTTV, from the coding sequence ATGGATTCAACATCTAGAGTTGAAGAATCCGACCCAAACATTGTCGGTAGCAgtgaaggaggaggagaaggtaCATCATCAGCAAGGGCCGCCATAGAGGGTGGACGGTCAACAACAACGGCGTCTACAGCACCACCAAGCCGTTACGAGTCACAAAAACGTCGAGATTGGAACACTTTCTTACAGTATTTAAAGAACCACAAGCCGCCGTTAACCCTAGCTCGTTGCAGCGGAGCTCACGTGATCGAGTTCCTTAAGTACCTCGATCAATTCGGGAAAACAAAAGTACACGTGACCGGATGCCCGTATTTCGGGCACCCGAATCCACCAGCACCTTGTGCGTGTCCATTGAAACAGGCTTGGGGTAGCCTTGATGCACTAATTGGTAGGCTAAGAGCTGCTTATGAAGAAAATGGGGGAAAACCTGAATCAAATCCATTTGGTGCTAAAGCTGTTAGAATATATTTAAGGGAAGTTAGAGAAAGTCAAGCAAAAGCAAGAGGAATTCCTTATGAAAAGAAGAAACGCAAACGGCCGAGTACATCAAGTTCGGTAACGACAGTTGACAGCGGTGTTATCGCAGTAGGAGGAGGAGGTAGTGGTGGCGGAAATGccagtggtggtggtggtgatggaAGTGGTGGCGATGGTGCTATTGGTCAGCCACCTACTGCTCCTAATACAACAGTATAG